Below is a genomic region from Actinomycetota bacterium.
CCGATGTCATAATGTGCTTCGATGAGTGCGTTCCCGCGGGAGCGGAGCGCGCCTATCTGGAGGAATCTGTGCGCCGCACGGCCGAATGGGCCGGCCGCTGCCAGGCGGCGCATTCGCGCGACGACCAGCTGCTGATGGGGATAATCCAGGGTGGCGTCGATCTGGAGTTGCGGCGCCAGAGCATCGAGCTGACGCTGGAGCTGGATTTCGGCGGCTACGCCATCGGCGGGCTCAGCGTCGGCGAGGAGCGTCCGCGGACGCTGGAGGCGATGGAGCTCACTGCCGGCCTGCTGCCGCCGGAAAAGCCCCGGTATTTCATGGGGCTCGGCGATCCTGCCGGCCTGGTCGACGCCATCGCCGTGGGAATAGACATGTTCGATTGCGTGCTGCCGACGCGCGTGGCCAGAAACGGCCGCGCCTATACCTCAGAGGGCAGGCTCAATCTGCGCAACGCAGCCCTGGCCCGGGACTTCGGTCCGCTCGACCCCGCCTGCGGCTGCTACGCCTGCCGCACTTTCAGCCGCGCCTATCTGCGGCATCTGGTGACGCAAAAGGAGATCCTGGGATTGCACCTGCTGTCTCTACACAACGTCACCTTTTTGTTAGACTTGGCACAGCAGGCCCGGGCCGCCATCAAAGAGGGCCGCTTCCAAAGTTTCAAAAAGTTTCAGGGACACATTACTTAATTGCCAATTTTAGGGACACATTACTTAATTGCCGGTTTCAGGGACACGTACGCGTTTTAACTTTCATCCAATTCTTGGAAAGGAAGGAAATTGATAGCGACCATCGCAAACCTGTTTTTGCTGATCGCCCAGGCTACTACCGATAGCGGCGGCGACCAGTCGTCGGGCGGAGGCACGGGCAGCTACATGCTCATCATCTACATAGTACTGTTCATCGGGATCTTCTACTTCCTGCTCATCCGCCCCGGGCAGAAGCAGCGCAAGCAGCACGACCAACTGGTCAGCGGCGTCCAGAAGGGCGACGAGATCATGACCGCCGGAGGGCTCTTCGGCACCGTCACGGCAGTGAAGGAAGACCACGTCCTGGTCGAGCTCGGCAAGAAGAATGTAGTCAAGCTGTCGCGCAACTCAGTGGCCAGGATCGTCAGCCGCACAGAGAGGGAAGCGATGGAAAAC
It encodes:
- the tgt gene encoding tRNA guanosine(34) transglycosylase Tgt is translated as MDIPPKNFSFTVEAADGAARAGVLQTPHGAIETPCFMPVGTRATVKTLSPRDLGEAGAGMILANAYHLYFRPGADIVAAAGGLHRFMGWDGPILTDSGGFQVFSLGDTAHVTGGGVGFRSLYDGSEHFFTPESATKIQEQLGADVIMCFDECVPAGAERAYLEESVRRTAEWAGRCQAAHSRDDQLLMGIIQGGVDLELRRQSIELTLELDFGGYAIGGLSVGEERPRTLEAMELTAGLLPPEKPRYFMGLGDPAGLVDAIAVGIDMFDCVLPTRVARNGRAYTSEGRLNLRNAALARDFGPLDPACGCYACRTFSRAYLRHLVTQKEILGLHLLSLHNVTFLLDLAQQARAAIKEGRFQSFKKFQGHIT
- the yajC gene encoding preprotein translocase subunit YajC, with translation MIATIANLFLLIAQATTDSGGDQSSGGGTGSYMLIIYIVLFIGIFYFLLIRPGQKQRKQHDQLVSGVQKGDEIMTAGGLFGTVTAVKEDHVLVELGKKNVVKLSRNSVARIVSRTEREAMENEPEEESEVEETSGTDEG